One Roseimaritima multifibrata DNA window includes the following coding sequences:
- a CDS encoding zinc-dependent peptidase has product MLITPEFNRVNRRWAIGISLVVAAGIAVLAISQPWFLAALPLPGLVYWWLRRKTVRRLSIMAAPFPESWEATLQAQVPYFRMLDESQREGFRNRMKIFLDEVAITGIRTDVDEATRVLVGASAVIPIMGLEGFEYAGLGEVLIYPGAFGADYQTDGVGDKNTLGMVGVNHLSGVMILSKPSLLAGFANPGDKENVGIHEFAHLVDKADGEVDGVPVSASLEVAEPWLKWVGQELKSEGTRAGIRDYAYTSEAEYFAVLSEYFFEKPALLQAKHPELYTMLRKMYHQDPKRLFRGRSMRRGRVQRNAPCPCGSGKKYKKCCLRRSKQGLPK; this is encoded by the coding sequence ATGCTTATCACTCCTGAATTCAATCGAGTCAATCGCCGCTGGGCGATTGGGATTTCCCTTGTTGTGGCTGCAGGGATCGCCGTGCTGGCGATCTCGCAACCCTGGTTCCTGGCAGCATTGCCTTTGCCCGGGCTGGTCTATTGGTGGTTGCGTCGCAAGACGGTGCGACGCTTAAGTATCATGGCGGCCCCCTTCCCCGAATCTTGGGAGGCGACCTTGCAGGCTCAGGTCCCTTACTTTCGCATGCTGGATGAAAGCCAGCGTGAAGGTTTTCGCAATCGCATGAAAATCTTCTTGGACGAAGTCGCCATCACAGGGATTCGAACCGATGTCGACGAGGCGACGCGTGTGTTGGTCGGGGCCAGTGCGGTCATCCCCATTATGGGGTTGGAGGGTTTTGAATATGCGGGGCTGGGAGAGGTCTTAATTTATCCAGGAGCTTTTGGCGCCGATTATCAAACCGACGGTGTGGGAGATAAAAATACGTTGGGGATGGTCGGAGTGAATCACCTGAGCGGCGTGATGATATTGTCCAAGCCCTCTTTGCTCGCGGGCTTTGCCAATCCGGGTGACAAAGAGAATGTGGGGATCCACGAATTTGCACATTTGGTCGACAAAGCGGATGGCGAAGTCGACGGGGTGCCTGTGTCGGCTTCGCTTGAGGTTGCCGAGCCATGGTTGAAATGGGTTGGCCAAGAACTGAAATCGGAGGGGACGCGTGCGGGGATTCGCGATTATGCGTACACCAGTGAAGCCGAATATTTCGCGGTATTGTCGGAGTACTTTTTCGAAAAACCAGCTCTGTTGCAGGCGAAGCATCCAGAGTTGTACACGATGCTTCGCAAAATGTATCACCAAGATCCAAAGCGTCTCTTTCGCGGACGCTCAATGCGTCGAGGCCGAGTGCAACGCAACGCCCCCTGCCCCTGTGGAAGCGGCAAAAAGTATAAGAAGTGTTGCCTCCGCCGCTCAAAGCAAGGGCTGCCCAAATAA
- a CDS encoding SBBP repeat-containing protein has protein sequence MQRIAFYTSCFAFAFLAMLGPSAAAADSYELAFSTYLGGSDWEHARDVFVDEAGSVYITGGTQSADFPTTEGVLQRQHDQSGNQIGSGGYCDAFVSKFDADGQLLWSTLLGGPNYDRAYAVEVDAAGYVYISGRSGPGFPVTDGSFQSEFKGTDNGIYGLQNGFVAKLKPDGSAIEWAAYVGVGQLCRDLSVDAEGDIYVALHYTAKGPLPPAAWFSNAYQPTPAGGVEIGALKIAGDGSRVHWATWLGGSGNETPNCGLRTDKHNNVYLNFSTHSVDVPTTDQAHRRSYSGEGDAFIAKLSSDGSQLLFGTYFGSRGIEEGNSTHNMALDQDGNAYLCTLTTSDDLPVTQGAFQRKFAGGKSDIAIAKFSTSTGGLLACTYVGGSGEEEPDGIGIDHNGNVFFAGKTSSANFPITATALQSLHAKPHDATATLLSADFSQLKFSSYLGGQSYDYGRAGFLDKQGNLYLTGSTNGPGWPVKRAHQPQFAGGGGGKELCYEGGCYAGDVILAKLKRQPD, from the coding sequence ATGCAACGAATCGCTTTTTACACGTCCTGCTTTGCGTTCGCTTTTCTCGCGATGCTTGGTCCCAGTGCGGCCGCGGCGGATTCATACGAACTTGCCTTTTCGACGTACTTGGGCGGATCCGACTGGGAACACGCGCGAGACGTGTTCGTCGATGAAGCGGGGAGTGTCTACATCACCGGCGGAACCCAGTCCGCTGATTTCCCGACAACCGAGGGCGTTCTTCAGCGGCAGCATGATCAATCGGGAAACCAGATTGGAAGCGGCGGTTACTGCGATGCGTTTGTCAGTAAATTTGACGCCGATGGACAACTGCTCTGGTCGACTCTTCTTGGTGGCCCCAACTACGATCGCGCTTATGCGGTGGAAGTGGACGCGGCGGGATACGTCTACATCAGCGGACGCTCGGGGCCAGGTTTCCCGGTCACCGACGGTTCGTTCCAATCGGAATTCAAGGGAACGGACAATGGCATTTACGGACTCCAGAATGGCTTCGTTGCCAAGCTAAAGCCAGATGGATCGGCAATCGAGTGGGCGGCATACGTCGGCGTCGGACAGCTCTGCCGCGACCTTTCCGTTGACGCAGAAGGCGATATCTATGTCGCGCTCCATTACACCGCTAAAGGCCCACTGCCACCGGCAGCTTGGTTTTCGAACGCCTACCAACCGACTCCTGCAGGCGGCGTTGAAATCGGAGCCTTGAAGATCGCGGGCGATGGAAGCCGAGTCCATTGGGCAACGTGGCTGGGAGGCTCCGGTAACGAAACGCCAAACTGTGGGCTTCGCACCGACAAGCACAATAACGTCTACCTGAACTTCTCGACGCACTCCGTTGACGTGCCTACGACCGATCAAGCTCATCGCCGCAGCTACAGCGGGGAAGGGGATGCCTTCATTGCCAAACTAAGTTCCGATGGCTCACAACTGCTGTTCGGCACCTACTTTGGCAGCCGCGGAATCGAAGAGGGGAACAGCACTCACAACATGGCACTCGACCAGGATGGCAATGCCTACCTCTGCACGTTGACCACCAGCGACGACTTGCCTGTCACCCAAGGGGCGTTCCAACGCAAGTTTGCCGGTGGCAAGAGCGACATTGCGATCGCAAAATTTTCAACGTCCACGGGAGGACTGCTAGCCTGCACGTACGTCGGTGGGAGCGGCGAAGAGGAACCGGACGGCATCGGCATCGACCACAACGGTAACGTCTTTTTTGCCGGCAAGACATCCTCTGCCAACTTCCCGATCACCGCCACAGCCCTGCAGTCCCTGCACGCGAAACCTCACGACGCAACCGCGACGCTCCTTTCTGCAGACTTCTCTCAATTGAAATTCAGCAGTTACCTAGGAGGCCAAAGCTACGACTACGGCCGAGCCGGTTTCCTCGACAAGCAGGGCAATCTCTACCTCACCGGTTCAACCAATGGACCTGGCTGGCCAGTCAAGCGAGCCCACCAACCCCAGTTCGCAGGCGGCGGAGGCGGCAAGGAACTTTGCTATGAAGGAGGCTGCTACGCCGGTGACGTCATCCTAGCCAAACTAAAAAGGCAGCCAGACTGA
- a CDS encoding DUF1559 family PulG-like putative transporter, giving the protein MHFGNHKPSNRNAFTLVELLVVIAIIGVLVGLLLPAVQAAREAARRMQCSNNLRQVGLACHTYHGSLNTLPPGRLVYDGIGSTGNPTKVVTGFLAMVLPFMEGSNLHDIYNQHYGFDDIANQPAVNQQVPSFSCPSSPSDGVMPIYSGWNVGWTTDVSALPNITAIASDYQGVRGLHHLQQSTSGGKVHVWDEDCGILNETGSRFADILDGTSQTILLFEMAGKPKHWNQGKQQPDPTNAQFYAYGPWAGNNGVGIYNWSQDGTTKGCDTCERFINVDNEASPYAFHPGVVMIVLADGSTRTLSETVSPDIFSNLSRKNDHNVIGDY; this is encoded by the coding sequence ATGCACTTTGGCAACCATAAACCATCGAATCGCAACGCTTTTACGTTGGTTGAACTGCTGGTCGTCATCGCTATTATCGGCGTCCTGGTCGGGCTGTTATTACCTGCAGTGCAGGCGGCTAGAGAGGCAGCCCGCCGAATGCAGTGCAGCAATAACCTGCGTCAGGTGGGCTTGGCTTGCCACACTTACCACGGCTCGCTGAACACTTTGCCACCGGGCAGGCTGGTCTACGATGGAATCGGCTCAACGGGTAATCCCACCAAGGTGGTGACAGGATTCTTGGCGATGGTCCTTCCTTTCATGGAAGGATCGAATCTGCATGACATCTACAACCAACATTATGGCTTCGATGACATCGCCAACCAGCCCGCCGTCAATCAACAGGTACCCTCTTTCTCCTGCCCATCCTCACCAAGCGATGGCGTCATGCCGATCTACTCCGGATGGAACGTTGGCTGGACGACCGACGTAAGTGCACTTCCAAACATCACGGCCATTGCAAGCGACTATCAAGGCGTTCGCGGACTGCATCATCTGCAACAGTCGACGTCGGGCGGCAAGGTCCACGTATGGGATGAGGACTGCGGCATCCTGAATGAAACAGGAAGCCGATTTGCTGACATCCTTGACGGGACCAGCCAAACGATTCTGCTTTTCGAAATGGCAGGAAAACCGAAGCACTGGAATCAAGGAAAGCAGCAACCCGACCCAACCAACGCTCAGTTCTATGCCTACGGACCATGGGCCGGCAACAACGGCGTCGGCATCTACAACTGGTCGCAAGACGGAACGACGAAGGGCTGTGACACCTGCGAACGATTCATCAATGTTGATAATGAGGCATCCCCCTACGCGTTTCACCCTGGCGTCGTGATGATTGTCTTGGCGGACGGTTCCACACGAACGTTAAGCGAAACCGTCTCACCAGATATTTTCTCGAACCTCAGTCGCAAAAACGACCATAACGTCATTGGCGACTACTAG